The DNA window ctacttccaggtgatctatcaccctcttctggcctctgtgagcattgcAATGTGCTACATggaaactaaaattaataaaaatttttcgAAACACAAAGAGACTGAGAGagctgagggaagagaagggaagaaggaggggaggagagaacagagagagggaagaaagggacagGGTAAATGAGGAACATGAAATGAAGAAGGAGGATAAGAggtgagggaaggacagagatgatggAAACATGAAATGGACACTgggcagaaaaaaagtaaaagaaaaacaaaacaagatagcAGAAGgcagaatggaaggagggaggaggcaaAACTGAGAGAAGGAGACAAGCAGGAGGGAGAATTCACTCCAGGCCTGATGCTCGCCTCAGGGTACCGCTCCCTGGTGACAATCGTCAGGAAGGGATGCTGGACCGGCCCCACCACTGGCCCCATGCAGTCCAACCAGGACGCGCTGCCGCCCGACTATGCGGTGGTCCGTGGCTGCGCAACGGACTTCTGCAACACCCAACTCAAGAACCACGATACCCTCCCCAACCTGAGTCAAGGTGTGCCAAGGGGCGGGGCTGGAGGGACggggtgggactggagagatgtggGTGGGGTGGAAGAGATGGGGATGGGACTGGAGATGTcggaggtggggctggagaggtccTGGGCGGGGCTAGAGAGGTGGGGCCGGGGCTGAAGAGGTTGGGGAGGGCCGGAGTGGCGGGAGGCCTCCCGTTGAGTGCTGCTCAGGTTGTGGGATGCCAGGTTCTTCTTTGGCAAGAGAAGATGCAGTGAGCAGCCAGCACTGCAGCCAGGAGCGATCTATCTAACTTCAGGTATAACGTATCTACTGTTTTCTACAAGCACCTGACCCACCGACGCTCAGTGGCACCGAGTGCTATGCCTGCTTGGGGACCCGCCCTGAAGACTGTTCCACTGAGAGGTCCCGACGGGTTCAGTGCCACCAGGACCAGAGCGTCTGTTTCCAGGGCAATGGCCGGATGAACATTGGTGAGGGGCTGGAGCGGTGACATGGCCTAGGGGCGCTGAAGGCCTGAAGGCAGAGACGTAGCTCTCTGTGGCCTtggtctgagggaggaggtgTGGCATTTGTCTGAAGGAGGCACGGCTCTGATCTAAGGAAAAGGTCTGTAGACTGAGGGAGGAGGTAAAAGGCCTGTAGACTGAGGGAGGAGGTCTGTTGTGCTGTGAAGGAAACATGGCTCtggtctgaggcaggagacttgTCTGCACTCTGAGAGATGTGGCTCCAGTCTACAGAAAGACCTAAGAGGACGCAGACCTGCCCCTGCCTGCTAAAGCAGCGCTCATGGGAGGCCCTCCCGTGGCCTGACCCCCCCCTCCCTGTCCATCCAGGCAACTTCTCTGTGCCCGTGTACATCCGAACCTGCCACCGGCCCTCCTGCACCACCATGGGCACCACCAGCCCCTGGACATCCATCGACCTGCAGGGCTACTGCTGCGAGGGCCACCTCTGCAACAGGGACTCGGTGACACAGACCATCCCTGGCATCGcgtccccagcccctccccaggcTCCCAGAATCCTGATCTTGCTGTTTGTTGCTCCACTACTGGCCATCGCTCTGGGGGGGTCTCTTGGGCTCCCCGCATAGAAAGCGCCTCCAGAATCGCTTTGCTTCTCACTACTCCAGCCCCTAGTGTGGGTTCCCttaaaaatgacatcaaaaaaaaagaacctcactcctccccctctcctgtcACAGTCTTCCATTCCTCTATCCATCCTTCCTTACTGCCACTGCCCCAACCTCCTGAAGTCCCATTTATCTGAGCGCTAATCAGAGCATTGAGTGAGGCCCCTCAAAATCTAACCTGGCTTCAACACGTGGTTGTTTTGTGACACTTCACAGCCAAACCATGCCACTCACCTTAAAAACACATTTCTCACAAGGGTGGtggcaatcccagcacccaagagactgaggcaggaggaccactacTTTAAGGCCAAGCTGGACTATGCTACAAGTTTAGGTCCAGCCTTGAtctacactgtgagaccctggcaggcagtggtgggctcacatctttaatcccagctctcggagacagatgcaggtggttttttgagtttgaggtcaaccatgtctacatagtgagttccaggacagccaagactacatagtgagaccctctttcaaaagaaagaaagaggaaaggagggaggaagtgaggaagggagaCACAAACCCTGATTCCCAGTATCTCTGAAACAGAACTGACATCTAAGGATGTCAACCCAGCAGTCCCACTCTCGGGTTCACCACCCCAAAAGAAACTTGTCCACATGGCCACaaactgaaaacaacacaaataaatacCAACAGCCAAATGAGGAATGAGGACGCCATGACCTCTCACTGAAAGGACGGCTGCCCAGCAATGGAAATGACAGTGGACAGTTACCTGCAGTGGCCTTGGAAGAATCTCGCGAAGATCAAGTTGAGCAAAACAGGAAAGACACACAAAAGAACAGGTCATGTGACTCCATTCAAAACAAAGTATGAACGTTGGTTAAGAGAATAACAGTGTGTGCAATCAGAAGTCAGAGGAGTGCTTATCTCTGGGGACAAGTGAGCAGAAGAGGGGACATGAGGTCTAGACATTGAGGTACGGGGTCTAAGAACTCACCGGTTCTGCTTTGCTCTTTTCGCTAAACTTCCTGCTGTTGTTTTGGGAAAAggactcatgtagctcaggctggtctcaaactcattgtATAGCCTAGAATgaccctgaattcctgatcctcccacctGGACCTGCCAAACACTGGGATGACAGAGTCAAGCCGTCACACCTGTCTTTTCTCATCTTCCTAGatgtatattatttgcaataaaaggtttttaaaaatgaacaaattttctTTATGGGAAAGGGCCAGAAGGGGATGCAGAGGGAATAATAAAGCCCACCCCTTTCTTAAAATTATCTCTTTAGGGACAAGTAACTGAGCAGAGGGGAGAGTTCAAGTCCTGCCTTCTCACATTAGCTGTTGCATTTTAAGTGGCGCATTAAATGGCAGCATTAAGTCAGATGAAGTGCCAGGAACCCATAGCCCCAGCCGCTGGGAAGCTGATATAAAGGGATCTTGAACTCAAGTCCTGCATGAGTAATTtagtgggactctgtctcaaattttaaagataaactgggcagtggtgcgtgcctttaagcccagcacttgggaagcagaagcaggtggatctctgtgaattccaggccagcctgggctacagagtgagtttcaggccaacctgggctacacagagaagagtGGCTTGGGAAGAAAAcgatttatttcatcttgcagTCATCTCATCAGCCCAGGGAACCATCCATCATAGTGGAGAAGGCACAGTGACAGGATGGGGAGGTGGCCGGTCACTTAGTGTCCATAGTCAGGGAGCCATGGATTCTGGTGCTCGTCTAACTtcctctcttctgctctgtgTGGACCGTGTCACCTGCAGTTAGAGTAGGCCttctcagccgggtggtggtgcacacctttaattccagcacttgggaggcaggggcaggtggatctcagtgagtttgagggcagtctggtctaaaaagcaagttccagagcagccaggactgtcccatagagaaaccctgtcttgaaaatcaacaACAATGTAATAGTAGGCCTTCTCATCTTAATTAACTCAACATGGAACCTCCCTCACAGATGTTCCCAGAAGTTTGTCTCTTAGGTGACACTAGTTCCTGTCAGGCTGACAGTCACGGCATTGGAGGTGACTGTAGTGAGGAAGCAGACTCAGCCAGGTCCTGAAAGATAAATGGAAGCTTGCCAGGAGGGCGCAGTGGTAAAGCATTCCAGGCAAAGGGATTGGTCTATGCTGAGGACTCATGAAGCATTCACTGGGTGGCAAGAACACAGAGCAGAGGCGGGAATAAGAAACCGAGGGGCAGGAAGAGGCATCTGGCAGTCATTCGGAACCTGTTCTTCCGGGGTGGTGCATCCCCGGCCCCAGCAATTAGTCAGAGTCAGCCTGCCCTCCTGATCTGGAAAGATGCAGTCACAAACCTGGAGGTTGATGAAATTGGGGTGTGAGTCAGATATGGGAATGGGGCACAACCCTTatcccagctctccagaggtGAAAGAAGGGGATGAAGAATTTACTGtctaccctgagctacatcctctgATACACAATAtctaccctgagctacatcctctgATACACAGTGTCTACCCTGAGCTACATCGTCTGATACATTATATCTACCCTGAGCTACATCATCTGATACATTATGTCTACTTGGAACTACATCATCTGAGCAACATCCTCTGATACACAATGTAAGCTttataaaaccctgtctcaaaaataaacaagcaagaaaTAAGCAAAGGGAGTATGATCCAGTAAGGAAAGTCCAGAAAGGATCCTGAGAGGACAGTTTTGATGGTCATGGACGTCTGAGAAGAAGCTTATGTGACAAAGCAGTAAGAGAGACTTTAGAACCACTTGCACAGCATTGGGACAGGGCCAGAAAGTGAGTAAAGGTGTTTGCACAAAAGTTtgtcaacctgagtttgatccctggatcccacatggtggaaagagagaacagactccccaaagttgtcctctgacccccacattcATGCCATGTcacaatcacacatgcacacacctacgcaacaaaaataaataaaatgtagaagaTGAATTTACAGAGTTGGGATGTATTAGTATATGGAAGTGAGGGAGATGGGCCAGGAAAGGGTGGCTTGGCTCTGAAGGACCTAGAAATATCATATGCCAACAGCAAGTCTTCTCAGTTTCCTCCTACAACCATTTGGAAGCCATGGAAGGATCTAGAGACAGAGAGGTGCATGGTGAAAGCCAAGATATAAGACCagaccagaggcagaggaaggaggccaGCAAGGGTGACTCTCTTCCAAGTCTCCAAGGTCAAGGGTTGTTTAATGTTGAAGgccagagggagaaggaaagacgGGGATGGGGGCGGTATGTGAGGGCTATGGGAGTCAGCTACCCTTTACTTGAACACAGTATTCCCTGTAGAGGTGGGAAGAATGGGCATGATGCTAACGTCCCTGCATGGGGTCCTGCAGAAAGGCTGTACCCTCTTGAAGTTAAGAGACCAAGGGATCCACTAGCTGTTCTTATTTCAAAGTGGAcctttgtgtctttttaaaaaatggtgatggtgcacacttttcaacccatcacttaggaggcagaggcaggtggatctctgtgagtccaggacagcctggtctacagagtgagatccagtacagctagggcaatatagagaaatcctgccttgaaaaaaaatgtgtattgtacatttaagtaaaaaaaataattacatcatttcctgcCCTCCCTCTAGTCCCACCTTCAATgttgtacatacatataaatgaataaatgtataattaCAACCTACCGAACTCCTTCAGTACTGCTGTGTGCATGTTTCCAGGGCTGACTGCTTGGTGTTGAGTAACCAGTCAGGGGATCATCCCTGGGAAGGCTAAGTCTCCTTCTCTGAGCAGATATAGCTCCAGTAGCCCTTCATCTGAGGGTGAGGACCACATTAGGAGGTCAATTGCTGTTGGAAGTGCTTAGGTCTAATTTAGACAGCCATGCCATTGAGTTTTGTACCCCCtttgagacgaggtctcatgtagtccaggctgacctcaaactcaacatGTAGCTAACAATGGCCTTGAaatcttaatcctcctgcctccagctcctgagtgTGTTTTCAAAGGACATAAGTCATCGAAAATAATATTGTCAAAaaagggtctggaaagatggctcagcaattaagaatgcttgctgctatCTTGAAGGATCTAAGTTTGTTTCCTAGTATCCACATCAGCTTGCAACAgcttgtaactccatctccaggggcatataatgccctcttatggcctctacAGGTACTACAGTCACAATGacccatattaaaaaataaatcttaaataagatGTTAATTATGTCAAAGCCTCATGTGGTGGTGAtggacacctgtaattccaggaggctgaagcaagattACTCATGAGTCTATggcaagcctaggctacatgacaagatgttgtctcaaaaaaggaatatcatgagcttgaggctagcctaagCAActtgcctattttatttttaatttttacttatgttCATCTATTAATTTTATAGGGTGTAGGGgtattgtggaatattcctttacactgcatgatgatgtgtcactgtgattagtttaataaaaaagctatgtaggattttcaagacagagagaatctgggaagaagaaggtggagttgcCAGCCAGTCACAGAGCAAGCAGAATGGGCAATAAGAAGATGAGGTAATAAATCcacaaggcagaaagtaaattaatagaaatggcttagtttgtattataagagctaattagaaacaagcctaagctattgattGAGCATTTGTaatgatttttcgagacagggtttctctgtagctttggagcctgtcctggaactagctcttgtagaccaggctggtctcgaactcacagagatccgcctgcctctgcctcccgagtgctgggattaaaggcgtgcgccaccgcctccCGGCGTCATTTGTAatgaataataagtctccatgtggttttTTGGGAGCTGACTAGCAGGACAGAGAAACACCCACTACAGAGGGGCACATGCATGCCAGGGAGGTGAGACCAATGTGTAGGAGGTGGCTAGTTGACTGCTTGTTCCAATCTGTGAGTCCCAGGGGTTAAACCCAGGCCATTAGGCTTGGTgattgttggggactgcagaccctcagaccctgaatttttcATGATCCCTTGCCTGCCGGAATACACAACTTGTtctcctatgcttgcagctgctctgagcatgagaccctcatgagttcctgataacaaggaagtggtttctggtgggcttgcagctgtaAAATCCTaagagctagggcatggccattagtcaaggagaacactatataagctgccctggaacacaataaaattggcattcttctttcaagagtgacccatgtctctgtgtgtttctaattCCCAGACTCTTGCCCAATCACGGTTtcacaaccacgtggcaatacacagatgactagaaatgtgttaaattaagatataagtgttagccaataagaagctagagctaatgggtctagcagtgtttaaattaatacagtttctgtgtaattatttcaagtcCTGAGTTgccaggaagccaggaaacaaacaagtggcctccttacaacatgaCTCTGTGGGTAATAGTGACTGCCAACAAGCCTTAGGACCTACAAGAGAGAACCAAAAACTGCAAGGAGTCCTCTAACCtctacatgtaaacacacacacacacacacacacacagagagagagagacacacacacatacacacacccaagaaaattaaaatagatagCCCCTAGGGAATAACATGCACATTTGATCTTTAGCCTCCACACATATGATTACAACATACCTGCACATAGGTTAACACATGCACCCATCTATACAAaaagtgaatggatggatggatgagaggATAGAGTGGGAACAGTGCTCATAGACTAAATGTTAACACtaacatattatataaaaataacatgagAACCCATGGGTCTCGATGTCCTGGGGCAGGCTGGTACCAAGCCTTCTGGATGCCAAGAAAGATCAGGATagatcaaaacacacacatgatcacacacactcacacacacacacacacacacacattcacatgtgtgcataagACAGGTAATAGACACAGTGAACCCTCTTGTGATCACAGGGGCCTGTGCAACCTTCCCCTTCACACTCATACATCTGTCTTCCCTTCGTGACACAAGTGGTTCAATGTTTGCATCTAACACAGAACCTGGTCCCTCCCACAAGACGTTCACACCCTCCTGTGTCACAGAAATGAAGCCCCAGGGTCAGCACCAAGGACAGAGCCACAACATCAGGACCACAGACAGCAACTCATCTGACAAGGGGTGGGGCAAACACGAGGGAAATGGAAAAATGGTatcccccaccccaagccccaTAGGATAATGTGGAGCAGATGAGAGCAGGACAAAAGCTGGTCAGTATCTCAGAGAAGGAACATTTGTTTGACGATTGTCTGCGGAGGGCTGAGGCATTGGCTCAGTGGTTGGAGTGAAGATGGACGTCATCCCCAGAAGCACattaaagctgggtgtgatggtgcatgtctgaaatctcagcactcagaatgtGGAGGcaaagaatcaaaagttcaaggtcatccttggttatgaagtaagttcaaagccagtctgggacaCATAAAaccctatcacaaaaaaaaaatttattgagcATCTTTCCAGTGTACCTGACATTATTCTGTACCACTTGGATAGCAAGACCTGAATTAACAATTAGACAAATAATGAAGGAAgttcatgggggctggagagatggctcagtggttaagagcactggctgttcttccagaggacctgggtttgattcccgacacccacatggctgctgacaaccatccataactccagttccatgggatccaatgccctcttctgacctccaggacaTCAGGCACACTcgtgacacacagacataaatgcagacaaaacacccatgcacattaaGTAAAACTAGATAATAAAAAGGGAGGTGAGATCCTCTCATTACAGCATTGACACCACAGCAATGACAAAGTGCTAGTCTGGGAAGACAGAACGATCAGAGTGGATGCTGTGTGAGCAACATGCCCTGTTTCCTTGTGACAGAATACTTGACAGAAAGTGCCTTAGGAGGGAAGATCAACTGTGCCTCATAGGTTGTAATGGCACAGGCCATCATGGGGGAGGAAAGCATGGTGGGAGTGTGGGGGCTGCCTGTTCACTTCTTGGTGGgtcaacagcagagagagagagagagagagagagagagagagagagagagagagatgcagacacTCTACTGgcttcccctcctccaatttGTTCATTTCAGAATCCCAGAGCAGGAAGTATCACCACTCCACACTCAGGGTGGGTCTGTACCCTTTCCAGCATGTCCTTCTtggaaaatccctcacagatgcAATGGCTGCAACGGAAATGGaccagacagatggctcagagggtaaacgCAAATCCTCCGAGAAGATCTGagcacagttccaggggatcatgAGGTGGAAGACAAAACCGGTCTGCAGGTCGGCCTTGACAGTAACGGAGGCTGTGTGTTTGGAGAAGTGGTGAGATCTTATCAAGGGAGATACAAG is part of the Arvicola amphibius chromosome 8, mArvAmp1.2, whole genome shotgun sequence genome and encodes:
- the Lypd5 gene encoding ly6/PLAUR domain-containing protein 5; its protein translation is MEIPRTFLLGLLGIGLYLTGSQALQCYSFEHTYFGPFDLSAMTFPSVSCPQGCSEAMLLLDTGYRSLVTIVRKGCWTGPTTGPMQSNQDALPPDYAVVRGCATDFCNTQLKNHDTLPNLSQAPDPPTLSGTECYACLGTRPEDCSTERSRRVQCHQDQSVCFQGNGRMNIGNFSVPVYIRTCHRPSCTTMGTTSPWTSIDLQGYCCEGHLCNRDSVTQTIPGIASPAPPQAPRILILLFVAPLLAIALGGSLGLPA